A region of Nitrospinota bacterium DNA encodes the following proteins:
- a CDS encoding DEAD/DEAH box helicase family protein — translation MSEIIINKSALAPLYKSWEEPNAHRVRSKDKDAPAEIAKGRRPSSIVIAHNLRAMIKEWRENGYFGASDTTRHLLNHWFGRSHIRSTPAGEEFEFRYYFCQREAIETLIYLKEVRKLEYLSQLYDEFGGENREIAALGITEEEDAWSRYAFKLATGSGKTKVMSLAIVWSYFHALRESDSPMAKHFVVIAPNITVFERLKEDFGNGKIFDEDPLIPVEWKGDWNLSTVLQDEAGQSVTGGTLYLTNIHRLYDLEKRKKKQEDEMYSWAGPHVSKAKALDTGALLRDRITSHRNVMVLNDEAHHVWDPDSAWNEAIKYIHETVRKKTGGGIVSQLDFSATPKDNKGNIFKHVVCDAPLGEAVDGGIVKTPVIGRGGELKEVANDSAAYKFEHHLRIGYERWLKSCEEWQPSGKKPLMFVMCDDTKAADEIAQRLNSDVIFKDLNGLAINLHTNLKGKIKNVGKGATKHQVFEESEKEISDEDLKELRKLSRELDSNTSPYKCIVSVLMLREGWDVRNVTTIIPLRPYSSKANILPEQTLGRGLRRMTPPGQAEELVTIVEHPAFASLYQQELAQEGVLVDVVDVDDVPQTTISIFPDAGNKDLKALDIKIPVLAAAHRPVPKIENLSIEDIKKKFAGLSKLPLGRKGKTEIEYEGRALFTNEVVERMKVNIQLLESGPGAISYYVHMLEHICRLRGTHSTLAPLVQTFFEEILFEVKATIFDQNLVHRLGDSDVQEHLRAVFIPLIRERIIKTEARDKKSEYYSLADWKPYQVTHSERRPAVKATGTLFNLVPCNRELEVAMAQFIDRAHIGGDVAAFAKNAGPQCLRIDYLSDGFRLAFYTPDFFVRAKDGNYYLIETKGREDRDVPLKARAAVEWCKSASSKDAKWEYVYVPQGVFSGASCKTVSELARTCAPSLKELLDEKVVPQLPLFENKPEEQIPTTNGIVDISIIENMPSRYKKAASEALELFAFLKNKEGVNLSPVFQPLLGSIDDAARGVIIKMLESEMPTSGPKQADWFDPFYGDMGRADENNFKNIARNLKKTLIYRNGLSPIGLLNNCMEYALNDSRKIGGAFESIKKKFKVSGSREVLDAVKAVNDFRNTYVAHSEKELLDSKLAGKELKTWIEGLALISGFASSGRIVEEKG, via the coding sequence ATGAGCGAAATAATAATCAACAAGTCGGCGCTGGCTCCGCTTTATAAATCATGGGAAGAGCCGAATGCTCATAGGGTGCGGTCTAAAGATAAGGACGCCCCGGCGGAAATAGCCAAAGGACGGAGGCCATCATCCATTGTTATCGCTCATAACCTTAGAGCGATGATCAAGGAGTGGCGGGAAAATGGATATTTTGGCGCAAGCGATACCACCCGGCATCTTTTGAACCACTGGTTTGGCAGAAGCCATATCCGCTCCACTCCCGCTGGGGAGGAATTTGAGTTTCGTTATTACTTCTGTCAGCGTGAGGCGATTGAAACGCTGATCTATCTCAAGGAAGTCAGGAAACTTGAATATCTTTCCCAGCTTTATGACGAATTTGGCGGCGAGAACAGGGAAATTGCCGCATTAGGTATTACCGAAGAAGAAGACGCATGGAGCCGATATGCCTTCAAACTAGCCACAGGTTCGGGCAAAACGAAAGTAATGAGCCTTGCTATCGTATGGAGTTATTTTCATGCCTTGCGTGAATCTGATTCACCAATGGCGAAGCATTTTGTTGTGATAGCCCCGAACATCACTGTTTTTGAGCGGCTGAAGGAAGACTTTGGCAACGGGAAAATATTTGATGAAGATCCACTTATCCCTGTCGAATGGAAGGGAGACTGGAACCTTTCAACCGTTTTACAGGATGAGGCGGGGCAATCCGTAACAGGAGGGACGCTTTATCTCACCAATATTCACCGCCTTTACGACTTGGAAAAGCGAAAGAAAAAGCAGGAAGATGAAATGTATTCATGGGCCGGACCTCACGTCTCGAAGGCAAAGGCGCTGGATACCGGAGCCTTGTTGCGTGACAGGATAACCAGCCATCGTAATGTGATGGTGCTAAATGACGAAGCTCACCATGTATGGGATCCAGATTCGGCTTGGAATGAAGCAATTAAATACATACATGAGACAGTTAGGAAAAAGACGGGCGGAGGAATAGTCTCCCAACTTGATTTCAGCGCAACGCCAAAAGATAACAAGGGGAATATTTTTAAGCATGTCGTTTGCGATGCGCCGCTGGGCGAAGCGGTTGACGGTGGGATTGTAAAAACCCCTGTTATCGGCAGAGGAGGAGAATTAAAAGAAGTCGCCAATGACAGCGCGGCTTATAAATTCGAGCATCATTTGCGAATTGGTTATGAACGGTGGCTTAAAAGCTGTGAGGAGTGGCAACCTAGTGGCAAGAAACCACTGATGTTCGTGATGTGTGATGATACGAAAGCCGCTGATGAAATCGCCCAACGCTTGAACAGTGATGTTATTTTCAAAGATTTGAACGGTCTCGCAATAAACCTGCATACCAATCTCAAAGGAAAGATCAAGAACGTTGGCAAGGGGGCCACAAAGCATCAAGTGTTTGAGGAGAGTGAAAAGGAAATCAGCGATGAGGATTTGAAAGAACTCCGCAAATTGAGCCGGGAGCTGGATTCAAATACCAGCCCTTATAAGTGCATTGTTTCAGTCCTTATGCTTCGAGAAGGTTGGGACGTGAGAAACGTAACAACAATAATTCCATTGCGCCCTTATAGTTCAAAGGCAAATATTTTGCCAGAACAAACGCTTGGGCGCGGTTTGCGGCGAATGACCCCACCAGGGCAGGCAGAAGAACTTGTGACGATTGTGGAACATCCCGCCTTCGCTAGCCTGTATCAGCAGGAATTGGCTCAAGAAGGTGTTTTGGTGGATGTAGTGGATGTTGATGACGTGCCGCAAACTACAATTTCCATTTTCCCGGACGCGGGCAATAAAGATTTAAAAGCGTTGGACATCAAGATTCCAGTTCTTGCCGCCGCCCATAGACCCGTTCCCAAGATTGAGAATCTTTCTATCGAAGACATTAAAAAGAAGTTTGCGGGATTATCCAAACTTCCATTGGGGCGCAAGGGTAAGACCGAGATTGAGTATGAGGGCAGGGCGCTTTTCACTAATGAAGTTGTGGAAAGAATGAAAGTGAATATTCAGCTTTTGGAAAGCGGCCCCGGCGCAATATCCTATTATGTCCATATGCTGGAGCATATTTGCCGGTTACGAGGAACACATTCCACTCTAGCCCCGTTAGTACAAACATTCTTTGAAGAAATCCTCTTTGAAGTTAAGGCAACCATTTTTGACCAAAATCTGGTACATCGCCTTGGGGACTCGGATGTTCAGGAACATTTAAGGGCCGTATTCATTCCCCTTATACGGGAAAGGATTATTAAGACAGAAGCTAGAGATAAAAAGTCGGAATATTATTCATTGGCGGATTGGAAGCCTTATCAAGTAACGCATAGTGAGAGACGGCCAGCAGTAAAAGCAACGGGAACGCTGTTTAACCTTGTTCCGTGCAATCGGGAACTGGAAGTTGCAATGGCCCAGTTTATTGATAGGGCGCATATCGGAGGGGATGTAGCCGCATTTGCGAAAAATGCCGGGCCGCAATGTTTGAGGATAGATTATCTTTCGGATGGTTTCCGGCTAGCCTTCTATACTCCAGATTTCTTTGTTAGAGCGAAGGATGGTAATTACTATCTCATCGAAACAAAAGGCCGGGAAGATAGAGATGTTCCACTTAAAGCAAGGGCGGCTGTTGAATGGTGTAAATCTGCCTCATCAAAGGACGCAAAGTGGGAATATGTTTATGTCCCACAAGGCGTTTTTAGTGGCGCTTCTTGTAAGACGGTCAGTGAGCTGGCAAGAACCTGTGCGCCTTCGCTAAAAGAGCTTTTAGACGAAAAGGTTGTTCCCCAACTGCCTTTATTTGAGAATAAGCCAGAAGAGCAAATTCCAACCACAAATGGCATCGTTGATATCTCTATAATTGAAAATATGCCGTCCAGATATAAGAAGGCGGCCAGCGAGGCTCTAGAACTATTTGCCTTCCTCAAGAACAAGGAAGGTGTGAATCTTTCTCCCGTATTTCAACCATTGCTGGGTTCAATAGATGACGCGGCGAGGGGCGTAATAATCAAGATGCTGGAGTCTGAAATGCCAACCAGTGGCCCTAAGCAGGCTGATTGGTTCGATCCCTTCTATGGCGATATGGGTAGAGCAGACGAGAACAACTTTAAGAACATTGCAAGGAACTTAAAAAAGACGCTTATTTATCGAAATGGGCTGTCTCCCATTGGCCTGCTGAACAATTGCATGGAATATGCTCTTAACGATAGCCGTAAGATCGGCGGTGCTTTTGAATCCATAAAGAAGAAATTCAAGGTCAGTGGCAGTCGTGAAGTTTTGGATGCTGTCAAAGCTGTAAATGATTTTCGAAACACCTATGTTGCCCATTCTGAGAAGGAATTGCTGGATAGCAAATTAGCCGGAAAGGAACTTAAAACGTGGATTGAAGGATTGGCTTTGATATCGGGATTTGCCTCATCCGGGCGCATCGTGGAAGAAAAAGGGTAA
- a CDS encoding helix-turn-helix domain-containing protein, producing the protein MKSLLTTQEAADFIGMSRQFLERDRWKGATIPFIRVGERAVRYRLDDLEAYLASRITKAVTI; encoded by the coding sequence ATGAAAAGTCTTCTTACTACCCAGGAAGCCGCCGATTTTATCGGCATGTCACGCCAGTTCTTGGAACGGGATCGTTGGAAAGGGGCGACTATCCCGTTTATCAGGGTAGGGGAGCGGGCGGTTCGATATCGCCTTGATGATTTGGAGGCGTACCTGGCCTCCAGAATTACCAAAGCCGTAACCATTTAG
- a CDS encoding ATP-binding protein encodes MIYSKTIEDLTWNDVESFCSRGVAENAYLDYKESFPKNLEKTIAAMANTFGGIILVGIEEDKNNKPVQPIKGIELERGLEEKVISIILSNITPPIIPEIKVCPDGEAQKAVVVIRIPQSQQTPHAINRNTKVYIRTGNRNEAKELEDLATLDRIDWLKEHRKKSEELKIFLYQQAERRVEKSYSDKKVENDESAKRLKAMYGRLSAPLALFTLSMCPVFPQEPFLNPPAIDKLYSKIRIRDYYGSSDGGFPLPGRSMGLIVNDGSINTLVFKDRDGFWHTELNIFGLYFYRQSLLHGTKRIEGKEYSVIRTSEVLCRLDEYIDSAALFYKEIGFQGLLEFRVNLENLFDHGRIAYLGKYPDDGCWSSGPISTSLDQSVYFSDIVQAGVLHDIKMPLIYNAAKKIAWAFGWDLIETAIDKYYEKEKR; translated from the coding sequence ATGATCTATTCTAAGACGATTGAGGATTTGACTTGGAATGATGTCGAATCCTTTTGTTCCCGTGGTGTCGCGGAAAACGCTTATCTTGATTACAAAGAGAGCTTTCCAAAAAATCTTGAAAAGACTATTGCCGCCATGGCGAACACCTTCGGTGGAATCATACTGGTTGGGATTGAAGAAGACAAGAATAATAAGCCGGTACAGCCAATAAAAGGCATTGAGTTAGAACGCGGGCTGGAGGAAAAAGTAATCAGTATCATCCTTTCCAACATTACTCCACCCATTATCCCTGAAATAAAGGTGTGTCCTGACGGTGAGGCTCAAAAGGCCGTGGTTGTTATTCGAATTCCACAAAGCCAGCAAACACCCCATGCCATAAATCGGAATACTAAAGTTTACATCCGGACTGGAAATAGAAATGAAGCGAAGGAACTTGAAGACTTGGCGACTCTGGATAGAATAGATTGGTTAAAGGAACATCGGAAGAAAAGCGAAGAATTAAAAATATTTCTCTATCAACAGGCAGAGCGTAGGGTTGAAAAGTCATATTCTGACAAAAAAGTAGAAAATGACGAAAGCGCCAAACGTTTAAAAGCAATGTACGGACGGTTATCCGCTCCGCTGGCGTTGTTTACGCTTTCAATGTGTCCTGTTTTTCCACAAGAGCCATTCCTTAATCCGCCTGCAATTGATAAGCTTTATTCAAAGATTCGAATCCGTGATTATTATGGAAGTAGTGATGGCGGATTTCCATTGCCTGGGCGTTCGATGGGATTAATAGTAAATGATGGAAGCATAAACACCTTGGTATTTAAAGATAGAGACGGTTTTTGGCACACTGAACTGAATATTTTCGGATTGTATTTTTATAGGCAGTCTCTTTTGCATGGTACAAAGAGAATCGAGGGTAAGGAATATTCCGTTATTCGAACAAGCGAGGTGCTCTGCCGTCTTGATGAATATATTGACTCGGCAGCGCTCTTTTACAAGGAAATTGGATTCCAAGGATTATTGGAATTTCGCGTAAACTTGGAAAACTTATTTGATCATGGGAGAATCGCATACCTTGGGAAATATCCGGATGATGGATGCTGGTCTTCAGGGCCTATTTCCACCTCACTGGATCAATCTGTTTATTTTTCCGATATAGTTCAGGCGGGGGTGTTACACGATATTAAAATGCCTCTTATCTATAATGCCGCCAAGAAAATTGCATGGGCGTTTGGCTGGGATTTAATAGAGACTGCAATTGATAAATATTATGAAAAAGAGAAGCGTTAA
- a CDS encoding type II toxin-antitoxin system PemK/MazF family toxin — translation MTKYKKGTVVLALFPKSDLVTAKRRPALVVQADTPNTGLDQVIIAMITSNLAREGHPSRVRINKDSDSGKQAGLLTDSVIMTDNVATVRLVEIDKALGALPDTSSVDKALKITFGL, via the coding sequence ATGACAAAGTATAAAAAGGGAACGGTTGTATTAGCCCTTTTTCCCAAATCCGACCTTGTAACCGCAAAGCGTCGTCCTGCCTTGGTGGTTCAAGCCGATACGCCAAATACAGGGCTGGATCAAGTCATTATAGCCATGATAACAAGTAACCTTGCCCGCGAAGGCCATCCCTCCCGTGTGAGGATCAACAAGGATTCCGATTCAGGAAAACAGGCGGGATTGCTCACCGATTCCGTGATCATGACGGACAATGTGGCCACTGTCAGGCTGGTTGAGATAGACAAGGCGCTTGGCGCATTGCCGGATACGAGCTCGGTGGACAAAGCATTGAAGATAACTTTCGGTTTGTAA
- a CDS encoding site-specific DNA-methyltransferase: MTEQPKYGPGNPHPLSTMKTELVWEGKYDEYGNKREVDISGSAMPMQRIETIDEPRSRLESQGELFNAKKAHTDDFRNRLIWGDNKLVMASLLKEFKGKIDLIYIDPPFDVGADFTMDIPIGDEKETIEKDQSTLEMVAYRDMWGKGTDSYLHMMYERLSLMKALLSEKGSIYIHIDYRVASFIRLIMDELFTKDNFQNQIMWCYKERERVLDKYNPKHDVILFYSRTDSKLRPFNWKFAAEEYSEITRKKFKYQDETGWYQIRGKNRKDSPVQAADGLTPEHEAKYPGLTFRDYLHDREGVPPRDWWTIGIINKAADERLGYSTQKPEELIERIIQVSSNEGDLVADFFCGSGTTGAVAEKLGRRWIMSDLGRFAIHTSRKRMIEIQRDAHVSDKPYRAFDVYNLGRYERQWWQKERLNGADEEHRRVVLEFFKAEVLTKTPSPLIHGKKSGDFCHVDGIDSIFTREEAKEVAKAVQQAGGKECYCLAWEFEMDLRLATAALEKEFGVKLKLIPIPREIMEKNRKEPPPFLEMAVLEAEPVYKGDGKERTVDIKITKFMPSLQEVPSKELEALKERAIKSGIDFIDFWAVDFAWEPGKPFNHHWQDYRTRKDRSLKTVSDATHKYETKGKYTACVKVVDTFGCDTSVTVEITI; this comes from the coding sequence ATGACTGAACAACCGAAGTATGGGCCGGGGAATCCGCACCCGCTTTCCACAATGAAGACGGAACTTGTGTGGGAAGGGAAGTATGACGAGTACGGAAACAAGCGGGAGGTGGATATTTCCGGCTCCGCCATGCCTATGCAGAGGATAGAGACCATTGATGAGCCCAGGAGCAGGCTGGAATCCCAAGGGGAGCTTTTCAACGCCAAGAAAGCGCATACCGATGATTTTAGAAACCGGCTTATTTGGGGTGATAACAAGCTGGTAATGGCTTCCCTCCTGAAAGAATTCAAGGGAAAGATTGACCTTATCTATATTGACCCTCCATTCGATGTTGGCGCTGATTTCACGATGGATATTCCCATCGGCGATGAAAAAGAAACCATCGAGAAAGACCAGTCAACCCTTGAAATGGTTGCCTATCGTGATATGTGGGGGAAAGGAACGGATTCTTACCTACATATGATGTATGAGCGACTTTCTCTAATGAAGGCTCTACTAAGCGAGAAAGGCAGTATTTACATCCATATAGATTATAGAGTAGCAAGTTTTATTCGCCTCATAATGGATGAGTTGTTCACTAAGGATAATTTTCAGAACCAAATTATGTGGTGCTATAAAGAGAGAGAAAGAGTTCTGGATAAATACAATCCAAAGCATGACGTAATTCTTTTTTACTCAAGAACAGATTCTAAGCTAAGGCCATTCAATTGGAAGTTTGCAGCTGAAGAATATTCTGAGATAACTAGAAAGAAATTTAAGTATCAAGATGAAACGGGATGGTACCAAATTCGTGGTAAGAACAGAAAAGATAGTCCAGTGCAGGCCGCAGATGGACTTACACCGGAGCATGAAGCGAAATACCCAGGTTTAACCTTTAGAGATTACTTGCACGACAGAGAAGGGGTTCCCCCACGTGATTGGTGGACGATTGGAATTATTAATAAGGCGGCTGATGAAAGATTGGGATATAGCACTCAAAAACCAGAAGAATTGATTGAGAGGATAATTCAGGTATCCTCCAACGAAGGCGATCTTGTTGCTGATTTCTTCTGTGGATCAGGGACAACTGGCGCAGTCGCAGAGAAGCTGGGGCGGCGCTGGATAATGAGCGACTTGGGGCGGTTTGCCATCCACACTTCCCGCAAGAGGATGATAGAAATACAGCGGGACGCTCATGTGAGCGATAAACCTTATCGAGCCTTCGACGTTTACAACCTTGGACGGTACGAACGTCAATGGTGGCAAAAAGAGCGGCTCAACGGGGCGGATGAAGAGCATCGGCGGGTGGTGCTTGAATTCTTCAAAGCCGAAGTATTGACCAAGACACCATCACCTCTTATTCATGGAAAAAAGTCTGGCGATTTTTGCCACGTTGACGGGATAGACAGTATCTTTACCCGTGAAGAGGCCAAGGAAGTTGCCAAGGCCGTTCAACAGGCTGGCGGGAAAGAGTGCTATTGCCTGGCATGGGAATTTGAAATGGACTTGCGGCTTGCCACCGCCGCGCTGGAAAAGGAGTTTGGCGTAAAGCTTAAACTAATCCCCATCCCGCGCGAGATAATGGAGAAGAACCGAAAGGAGCCGCCACCATTCCTTGAAATGGCCGTGCTGGAAGCCGAACCAGTTTATAAAGGCGATGGCAAAGAAAGAACTGTGGACATCAAGATCACCAAGTTCATGCCCTCTTTGCAGGAAGTGCCCAGCAAGGAACTGGAAGCCCTGAAAGAACGGGCTATAAAAAGCGGAATAGATTTTATAGATTTCTGGGCGGTGGATTTTGCATGGGAGCCGGGCAAGCCGTTCAACCACCATTGGCAGGATTACCGCACACGAAAAGACCGGAGCCTTAAGACCGTGAGCGACGCTACCCATAAATACGAAACGAAAGGCAAATACACCGCCTGCGTGAAAGTGGTGGATACTTTTGGGTGTGACACCAGCGTTACGGTGGAAATAACTATATGA
- the pyrE gene encoding orotate phosphoribosyltransferase: MVNDDRQELLAAIRTKAYRKGDFTLSSGLKSDYYIDMKEVTLDPEGSLLVGRVIFETVRGWGANAVGGMELGSVPISTAVSLVSAMEGAPLFNIIVRKEPKGHGTGRKIEGKIAAGTNVVVVEDVVSTGGSSLKAIDVILEAGARIAGVVSIVDRNMGGVEAFKAKGVRYEPLFTINEVKG, encoded by the coding sequence ATGGTGAACGACGATAGACAAGAACTTTTAGCCGCAATCAGGACGAAGGCTTACCGCAAGGGGGATTTCACCCTGTCTTCGGGCTTAAAATCCGATTACTACATAGACATGAAGGAAGTCACCCTGGATCCGGAGGGTTCGTTATTGGTGGGGCGGGTGATTTTTGAGACCGTGCGCGGGTGGGGCGCCAACGCCGTTGGTGGGATGGAGCTGGGCTCCGTACCCATATCCACCGCTGTAAGCCTTGTTTCCGCCATGGAAGGGGCGCCGCTTTTTAACATCATCGTGCGCAAAGAGCCCAAAGGCCATGGCACCGGCAGAAAAATAGAGGGGAAGATAGCCGCGGGAACAAACGTGGTTGTGGTGGAGGACGTGGTGTCCACCGGCGGGTCATCGCTGAAAGCCATAGACGTGATACTGGAAGCCGGCGCCCGAATTGCGGGGGTTGTTTCCATTGTGGACCGGAATATGGGAGGCGTGGAAGCGTTCAAGGCCAAAGGAGTGCGTTACGAGCCGTTGTTCACCATAAATGAGGTGAAAGGTTGA
- a CDS encoding site-specific integrase — protein MKTKLTKSVIDKIPFSNDGRLMLIDTELKGFGCRVGKSSKVYFAEKRVNGKPVRVTIGKHGQITPEQAREEAKAILGQMSGRTASNPNEEKKQERIKGITLAEALEEFKRARSYLKARTIKDYEYALQKYFSDWRGKPLTAITREMVDSRHKLIGNGNGGAAQANQAMRFLRSLYNYAIGKYGREVVSVNPVEGLTLTRSWFKVKRKQSIIRPHELPALFEALEKLVAESPYESTRTFRDYILLLLFTGLRRNEALKLTWDMVDFEGKTFKIADTKNNEPLILPLSSYLFDLLNERSKNRNGSDYVFPGRNPELPYADPTRQLDNLKKLSGLEFALHDFRRTFITIAESIDLPYYALKRLVNHKMGNDVTAGYIVHDVERLRRPMQQITDKILFEAKQIGIGNVIEFKKGTRK, from the coding sequence ATGCTCATTGATACCGAGCTCAAAGGTTTCGGTTGTCGTGTGGGGAAATCGTCGAAGGTCTATTTCGCTGAAAAGCGGGTCAATGGTAAACCTGTTCGTGTCACCATCGGCAAGCATGGCCAAATCACTCCTGAACAGGCCAGAGAGGAAGCCAAAGCGATTTTAGGGCAAATGTCTGGCCGAACCGCTTCTAATCCCAATGAGGAGAAGAAACAGGAACGTATCAAGGGGATAACGCTTGCCGAAGCCTTGGAGGAATTCAAGCGGGCCAGAAGTTATCTGAAAGCCAGAACCATCAAGGATTACGAATACGCGCTTCAAAAATACTTTTCCGATTGGCGGGGGAAGCCATTAACCGCAATTACGCGGGAAATGGTTGATAGCCGTCATAAGCTTATTGGTAATGGAAATGGTGGCGCGGCTCAGGCGAATCAGGCTATGCGCTTTCTGCGGTCGCTTTATAACTACGCCATTGGGAAATACGGGCGGGAAGTCGTTTCAGTCAATCCAGTGGAAGGATTAACTCTGACCCGCTCCTGGTTCAAGGTAAAGAGAAAGCAATCCATAATTCGGCCCCACGAGTTGCCAGCGTTGTTTGAGGCGTTGGAAAAGCTGGTTGCTGAAAGCCCTTATGAAAGCACGCGGACGTTTCGGGATTACATTCTTCTTTTACTGTTTACCGGCTTGAGGCGAAACGAGGCTTTAAAGCTGACCTGGGATATGGTGGATTTCGAGGGGAAGACCTTCAAAATCGCCGACACAAAGAACAACGAGCCTTTGATTCTGCCCTTGTCCAGTTACCTTTTCGATTTGCTGAACGAGAGAAGCAAAAACAGGAATGGCAGTGATTACGTTTTCCCCGGAAGGAATCCAGAGTTGCCATACGCCGATCCCACGCGGCAACTGGACAACCTGAAAAAACTCTCCGGCCTTGAATTTGCCCTTCATGATTTCCGGCGGACGTTCATCACGATTGCCGAAAGTATAGATTTGCCTTATTATGCGCTTAAACGGCTGGTGAATCACAAGATGGGAAACGATGTGACTGCGGGATATATCGTTCACGACGTGGAGCGGTTGCGAAGACCGATGCAACAGATCACGGACAAGATACTGTTCGAGGCAAAGCAAATTGGAATCGGCAACGTCATCGAATTCAAGAAGGGAACTAGAAAATAG
- a CDS encoding NYN domain-containing protein has translation MVTEPTVKRAIVFFDGQNLYHSAREAFNRSYPDFDPLKLAKKICEMKGWQLHQVRFYTGIPDEQDNAHWHHFWMAKLASMGKRRIFTFSRPIRNGKEKGIDIRIALDMVRLARHGNYDVGVVFSQDQDLTEAVQEIKEQAFISDKWIKIASAFPDSSVSKNKRGINGTDWIRIDSALYTSCLDPNDYRKPGV, from the coding sequence ATGGTAACTGAACCTACAGTTAAACGGGCAATCGTATTCTTCGATGGGCAAAACCTTTATCACTCCGCCAGAGAAGCATTCAACCGTTCTTATCCAGACTTCGATCCTTTGAAGCTCGCAAAGAAGATTTGCGAGATGAAAGGATGGCAACTGCATCAGGTTCGTTTCTATACAGGCATTCCCGATGAACAGGATAATGCCCATTGGCATCATTTCTGGATGGCAAAACTTGCCAGCATGGGCAAGCGAAGGATTTTTACTTTTTCAAGGCCGATCAGGAACGGCAAGGAAAAAGGAATTGATATACGGATCGCCCTTGATATGGTGCGGCTTGCCAGGCATGGCAATTATGACGTGGGAGTTGTATTCAGCCAGGATCAGGATTTGACGGAAGCCGTTCAGGAAATAAAAGAACAGGCGTTCATTTCCGACAAGTGGATAAAAATCGCTTCCGCGTTTCCAGATAGTTCTGTTTCCAAAAATAAAAGAGGAATTAACGGGACAGATTGGATACGTATTGATTCCGCCCTTTATACATCGTGCCTTGATCCCAACGATTACAGAAAGCCGGGAGTATAG
- a CDS encoding Fic family protein — MMTIKRFASKLDSIPVGTSWLLADLGEALGKQELFTKQSPQRLNVLREHALIESAVSSNRIEGVTMDDERVRPVILGKSHLRDRNEEEIRGYRNALKIIHEQGAKMPVSEDSILNLHKLTRGEIWDAGKYKEKNVDIIEKMPNGRDRVRFKTVPAAKTPAYMAELVTLWRQSMDERSAPPLILLAAFNLDFLCIHPFRDGNGRVSRLLLLFQLYRLGYEAGRYISIERIIEQSKDRYYETLEQSSQGWHEGKHDPWPYINYVLFTLKTAYRELEERVGQVKSPRGAKTELIESAINSFTGEFTLSDLERACPGVSRDMVRRVLRDLQKAKKVECLGRGPGASWKKKGNTPKRG, encoded by the coding sequence ATGATGACGATTAAACGTTTCGCCTCCAAGCTGGACTCCATACCAGTTGGAACCTCGTGGCTTCTGGCTGATTTGGGTGAAGCTCTGGGTAAGCAGGAGCTTTTCACAAAGCAATCACCGCAAAGGCTTAACGTTTTGCGGGAACATGCCTTGATTGAGAGCGCCGTTTCATCCAATCGAATTGAAGGGGTGACGATGGATGACGAGCGTGTTCGCCCGGTCATTCTTGGCAAGTCTCATCTGCGAGATAGGAACGAGGAAGAAATAAGAGGCTATCGGAACGCGCTTAAGATTATTCATGAGCAAGGCGCCAAAATGCCGGTATCGGAAGATAGCATCCTCAATCTGCACAAGCTCACGCGGGGTGAAATATGGGACGCTGGGAAATATAAAGAAAAGAATGTGGACATAATCGAGAAAATGCCCAATGGCCGGGATCGTGTCCGGTTCAAAACCGTTCCGGCGGCTAAAACCCCGGCTTATATGGCCGAATTGGTAACGCTGTGGCGGCAAAGTATGGATGAACGTTCAGCGCCACCTCTCATACTGCTGGCGGCGTTCAATCTGGACTTTTTGTGCATCCATCCTTTTCGGGATGGGAATGGCCGCGTATCCCGATTATTGCTTCTGTTCCAGTTATACCGCCTTGGGTATGAGGCGGGGCGTTACATCAGCATTGAACGCATCATCGAGCAGAGCAAAGACCGCTACTATGAAACTCTAGAGCAAAGCTCCCAAGGCTGGCATGAGGGCAAACACGACCCGTGGCCTTATATTAATTATGTCCTTTTCACGCTCAAGACGGCATATCGAGAGTTGGAAGAGAGGGTAGGCCAGGTCAAGAGTCCTCGCGGGGCAAAGACGGAACTTATCGAATCAGCGATTAATTCCTTTACGGGTGAATTTACGTTGTCCGATCTGGAGCGGGCCTGCCCCGGAGTAAGCCGGGATATGGTTCGACGAGTGCTTCGAGACCTCCAGAAAGCCAAGAAAGTGGAGTGCCTTGGCCGTGGGCCTGGGGCATCGTGGAAGAAAAAGGGTAATACCCCTAAAAGGGGGTAA